In Sphingopyxis sp. FD7, a single window of DNA contains:
- a CDS encoding TonB family protein: MLTAALLLASVPAPVVNVPALSQQYLAWRPGEIRCDGQAVAAAVMQRPDIALATTDPQRVRSVAYRFAIDDAGRPHSITREGDAFVPFAQDIGPALAASRFPAGAKRADCTVRYTPQFASLEQAPIADLAAYSIFPAGPKLPKTGWDRLGAIGNCRDRPRPAVLLRAYPDFSKVAATPGARDWSLVAFDTDADGRPVNARVAHGTGNADLDAAAVEAVRASRFAGGARTGCLYPYWRAAGRLTAPDKPDEGQMRPADARCPAKLDWATRPNSSYPPAYRQRAIEGWAILSFDAAPWGEVGNVKVLDAQPSADFGQQAIQILRSGRVAPSAQGATGCVETVRFKMPDHYGQFADEE; the protein is encoded by the coding sequence ATGCTGACCGCCGCCTTGCTTCTTGCCTCCGTGCCCGCGCCCGTCGTCAATGTCCCGGCCCTGTCGCAACAATATCTGGCATGGCGGCCCGGCGAGATCCGCTGCGACGGACAGGCGGTGGCGGCGGCGGTCATGCAACGCCCCGACATCGCCCTGGCAACGACCGATCCGCAACGGGTACGAAGCGTCGCCTATCGCTTTGCCATCGACGATGCCGGGCGGCCGCACTCGATCACGCGCGAGGGCGACGCCTTTGTCCCCTTCGCGCAGGACATCGGCCCGGCGCTCGCGGCCAGCCGCTTTCCCGCGGGCGCGAAACGCGCGGACTGCACGGTGCGCTACACGCCGCAGTTCGCCTCGCTGGAACAGGCGCCGATCGCCGACCTTGCGGCCTATTCGATCTTTCCCGCCGGGCCGAAACTCCCCAAGACAGGCTGGGATCGGCTGGGCGCGATCGGCAATTGTCGCGACAGACCGCGCCCCGCCGTGCTGCTGCGCGCCTATCCCGACTTTTCCAAAGTCGCAGCGACGCCGGGCGCGCGCGACTGGTCGCTCGTCGCCTTTGACACCGATGCCGACGGGCGCCCGGTCAACGCGCGCGTCGCGCACGGCACGGGCAACGCCGACCTCGACGCCGCGGCGGTCGAGGCGGTGCGCGCCTCGCGCTTTGCCGGTGGGGCGCGCACCGGCTGCCTCTATCCCTATTGGCGCGCGGCAGGCCGCCTGACGGCGCCCGACAAACCCGACGAGGGCCAGATGCGCCCCGCCGATGCGCGCTGTCCGGCAAAACTTGACTGGGCGACCCGGCCGAACAGCAGCTATCCCCCCGCCTATCGCCAGCGCGCGATCGAGGGATGGGCGATCCTGTCGTTCGACGCGGCGCCATGGGGCGAGGTCGGCAATGTGAAGGTGCTCGACGCGCAGCCGTCGGCGGATTTCGGGCAGCAGGCGATCCAGATACTGCGCAGCGGGCGCGTCGCGCCGTCAGCGCAGGGCGCGACGGGATGCGTCGAAACGGTGCGATTCAAGATGCCCGACCATTATGGACAATTCGCCGACGAAGAGTGA
- a CDS encoding SPOR domain-containing protein translates to MPSFRTIALLTLPLLALSTLSVPARADVKAGVDAWQAGDYRTAVAEWRPLAIAGDADAQFNLGQAYKLGRGVPADLAQAEAWYRRAAKQGHLQAEDNLGLVLFTANRREEAMPFIARSAARGEPRAQYVLGTAHFNGDLAERDWPRAYALTKRASDAGLAIASARLAQLDNLIPLDQRQRGLAMIPEIERSEQRERLAAVNAAAPPAPKPASASPIRSASLPPSAPGTSYTPPPVISAAKPAVGKPATTSSPVASAAAAAAVEATAAAAAATGQPGTTYAPPPESSVPTPAAPAPATAAAAPAKSAPAPVRVHTAAASPWRAQLGAFGVEANARGLWTALAKKNPAFAGRQQHLVKSGKLTRLQAGGFATRGEAESFCAALRKDGQACLVVDQ, encoded by the coding sequence ATGCCTTCGTTCCGCACCATTGCCCTGCTGACGCTGCCGCTGCTGGCGCTGTCGACGCTTTCGGTCCCCGCGCGCGCCGACGTCAAGGCCGGGGTCGATGCGTGGCAGGCGGGCGATTATCGGACCGCGGTTGCCGAATGGCGTCCGCTGGCGATCGCGGGTGATGCCGACGCCCAGTTCAACCTGGGGCAGGCCTACAAGCTCGGCCGGGGCGTTCCCGCCGATCTGGCGCAGGCGGAGGCCTGGTATCGCCGCGCCGCCAAACAGGGACATTTGCAGGCCGAAGACAATCTCGGCCTCGTGCTCTTCACCGCGAACCGGCGTGAGGAAGCGATGCCTTTCATCGCCAGGTCCGCGGCGCGCGGCGAACCGCGCGCGCAATATGTCCTCGGCACCGCGCATTTCAACGGCGACCTGGCGGAGCGCGACTGGCCGCGCGCCTATGCGCTGACCAAGCGCGCAAGCGATGCCGGGCTTGCGATCGCGTCGGCGCGGCTCGCCCAGCTCGACAATCTGATCCCGCTCGACCAGCGCCAGCGCGGCCTCGCGATGATCCCCGAAATCGAACGCAGCGAACAGCGCGAACGGCTCGCCGCGGTGAACGCCGCCGCGCCGCCCGCGCCCAAACCCGCGTCGGCTTCGCCGATCAGGAGTGCGAGCCTGCCACCCTCGGCGCCGGGGACGAGCTATACGCCGCCGCCAGTCATTTCTGCGGCGAAACCGGCGGTCGGCAAGCCTGCCACGACGTCCTCGCCGGTCGCGAGCGCTGCCGCGGCCGCCGCGGTCGAAGCGACCGCCGCCGCAGCGGCCGCGACCGGACAGCCGGGCACGACCTATGCGCCGCCGCCCGAAAGCAGCGTGCCGACGCCCGCCGCGCCAGCGCCCGCCACGGCCGCCGCCGCACCGGCCAAATCCGCTCCCGCGCCGGTCCGCGTCCACACGGCGGCGGCAAGCCCGTGGCGCGCGCAACTCGGCGCCTTCGGTGTCGAGGCCAATGCCCGCGGCCTGTGGACAGCACTGGCAAAGAAGAATCCCGCCTTTGCCGGGCGCCAGCAGCATCTGGTCAAGAGTGGCAAGCTCACCCGCCTGCAGGCCGGTGGTTTCGCAACCAGGGGCGAAGCCGAAAGCTTCTGCGCCGCGCTGCGCAAGGACGGTCAGGCCTGTCTGGTGGTCGATCAATAG
- a CDS encoding ParA family protein → MRVLALASQKGGSGKTTLSGHLAVQAQLAGAGPVVLIDIDPQGSLADWWNERETDLPAFAQTTVARLASDLEILRQQGFKLAVIDTPPAITMAIQSVISVAELIVVPTRPSPHDLRAVGATVDLCERAGKPLVFVVNAATPKAKITSEAAVALSQHGTVAPVTLHHRTDYAASMIDGRTVMEVDPGGRSADEIRQLWTYMNDRLEKNFRRTVFAAPMPQQGNYGAVRPMGGGFGRRIAGQ, encoded by the coding sequence GTGCGCGTATTGGCATTGGCTTCACAGAAAGGCGGGTCGGGCAAGACGACGCTGTCGGGGCACCTCGCGGTGCAGGCGCAGCTTGCCGGGGCCGGTCCCGTCGTCCTCATCGACATCGACCCGCAGGGATCGCTCGCCGACTGGTGGAACGAGCGCGAAACCGACCTTCCCGCCTTTGCGCAGACCACCGTTGCACGGCTTGCCTCCGACCTTGAAATCCTGCGCCAGCAGGGCTTCAAGCTCGCCGTCATCGACACCCCGCCCGCGATCACCATGGCGATCCAGAGCGTGATTTCGGTTGCCGAACTGATCGTCGTGCCGACGCGTCCCAGCCCGCACGACCTGCGCGCCGTGGGCGCCACCGTCGACCTGTGCGAACGTGCCGGCAAGCCGCTGGTGTTCGTCGTCAACGCCGCCACCCCGAAAGCCAAGATCACCAGCGAAGCCGCCGTTGCCCTGTCGCAGCATGGCACCGTCGCCCCCGTCACGCTGCACCATCGCACCGACTATGCCGCGTCGATGATCGACGGCCGCACGGTTATGGAAGTCGATCCGGGTGGACGCTCGGCCGACGAGATACGTCAGCTGTGGACCTATATGAACGACCGGCTTGAAAAGAATTTCCGCCGTACCGTTTTCGCCGCGCCGATGCCTCAACAGGGCAATTACGGCGCGGTTCGCCCGATGGGCGGTGGTTTCGGCCGCCGCATCGCTGGCCAGTGA
- a CDS encoding Fe2+-dependent dioxygenase gives MFKLVQLLDDNAVRSLRDIAASGTFVDGKISNPHSKVKNNLQLHDAAAYERSSKILLDAMVRNADFMEFSFPARIAPPLLTRYTPGMHYGLHPDAAYIPLPDGQLRTDVSCTVFLNDPADYDGGALHVQLGNADLHFKEAPGVAIVYPSHTLHEVEPVTRGERLVAITFIQSLIPDVQQRNLMHELNEIAALEGGKMEPANFTRLQAVQYQLLRMWRR, from the coding sequence ATGTTCAAACTAGTCCAGCTGCTCGACGACAATGCGGTGCGCTCACTGCGCGACATCGCCGCAAGCGGCACCTTTGTCGACGGCAAGATCAGCAACCCGCATTCCAAGGTGAAGAACAACCTGCAGCTGCACGATGCCGCCGCCTACGAACGCTCGTCGAAGATCCTGCTCGACGCGATGGTCAGGAATGCGGACTTCATGGAGTTTTCCTTTCCCGCGCGCATCGCGCCCCCGCTGCTGACACGCTACACCCCCGGCATGCATTACGGGCTGCACCCCGATGCCGCCTACATCCCGCTGCCCGACGGCCAGCTTCGCACCGACGTCAGTTGCACGGTCTTCCTGAACGACCCCGCCGATTATGACGGCGGCGCGCTCCATGTGCAGCTCGGCAATGCCGATCTGCACTTCAAGGAGGCGCCCGGCGTCGCAATCGTCTACCCCTCGCACACGCTGCACGAGGTCGAGCCGGTGACGCGCGGCGAGCGACTGGTCGCCATCACCTTCATCCAGAGCCTGATCCCCGACGTCCAGCAACGGAACCTGATGCACGAGCTCAACGAGATCGCGGCGCTGGAAGGTGGCAAGATGGAGCCCGCAAACTTCACGCGACTCCAGGCTGTGCAGTATCAGTTGCTCAGAATGTGGCGGCGCTGA
- a CDS encoding TonB-dependent receptor: MKFKALIGTSILAMTVATPAFAQDAEEEVARDAFGGEIVVTAQRQSERLQDVPIAVSAFSAESLEAQQIENPSDLQLTLPNVTFTKTNFTSSSFTIRGIGDLCVGVSCDSATAIHQNESPLIGTRLFETEFFDLERIEVLRGPQGTLFGRNATSGVVNVVTAKPDLGAFGASGEFEYGNYDSIKAKGMVNVPLGETLGVRIAGFYLNRDGFTKNLFDDSRIDDRDMYAVRGSIRWQPTPDTTLDLMGYYFREDDNRLRIQKQYCQRDPTGVLGCLNNRRDPGVTNANSTFVGVLTSREFLAIRGIPTAFALGSLYGPDALSTFQPIADPRVVNTDYTPTYFSDELQVQGRLEHSFGAINVSLAGVYQEARVDSSQDYNLSIQDRSFFAPALNTLAAAGAGLVPGLPASFFAPIAQALIPNGPNGVLCTSLAEESGLGSYGGRSTCTMTPQDFDRSNQKSNAWSGEMIISSDFDGPFNFLLGGIYGESHLTENSYYVNSFGIDYLTGILGTFTALGSGGTIPPSFLATPFFRNNTDDLKVKSYGFFGEGYYEFNDAIKLTVGLRYNNDKKRVQARSTLASFLVPFGQTGNAFDSPFVGSFDADPGLAGNQLFQVRKVGFDEITGRAVLDWKITPDNLIYASYSRGYKSGGINPPLQPVFAVDEAFSPEIVNAFEIGSKNRFGALQLNVTGFYYQYKDLQLTRIVARTSVNDNVDANIWGLEAEAVITPTPDFVVNIGASYLNTEVSSDKFLGNPRDPSGGRSDAVIIKDITNGSNCAVVPTTAGNAAGTAGYVSAINASLGLQGPAGFGPNSGINSPGAFGICSVLQANAATVGALFGGIAIENAGVPVNIRGNKLPQAPNVKFSAGVQYTHNFANDMSLTPRLDVTYTGDSYGNIFNGRVNEINGYAQVNAQIQLNGADKKWFVKAFVSNIFDSQPVTGLYVTDQSSGLFTNVFTLDPRRYGIAAGFKF; encoded by the coding sequence ATGAAGTTCAAGGCACTGATCGGAACGTCGATCCTTGCGATGACGGTGGCGACACCGGCCTTTGCGCAGGACGCGGAAGAAGAAGTGGCGCGTGATGCGTTCGGCGGCGAAATCGTCGTGACCGCGCAGCGCCAGTCGGAACGCTTGCAGGACGTGCCGATCGCGGTCAGCGCCTTTTCGGCCGAATCGCTGGAAGCGCAGCAGATTGAAAATCCATCCGATCTGCAACTGACGCTCCCGAACGTCACTTTCACCAAGACAAACTTCACCTCATCGAGCTTTACCATCCGCGGCATCGGCGACCTTTGCGTCGGCGTCAGCTGCGACAGCGCGACCGCGATCCACCAGAATGAATCGCCGCTGATCGGCACGCGCCTTTTTGAAACCGAATTTTTCGACCTTGAACGTATCGAGGTGCTGCGCGGTCCGCAGGGCACGCTGTTCGGTCGCAACGCGACCTCGGGCGTGGTCAACGTCGTCACCGCCAAGCCCGATCTCGGCGCCTTCGGCGCGTCGGGCGAGTTTGAATATGGCAATTATGACAGCATCAAGGCCAAGGGCATGGTCAATGTGCCGCTGGGCGAGACGCTCGGCGTACGCATTGCGGGCTTCTATCTCAACCGCGACGGCTTCACCAAGAACCTGTTCGACGACAGCCGTATCGACGACCGCGACATGTATGCCGTCCGCGGGTCGATCCGCTGGCAGCCAACCCCCGACACGACGCTCGACCTGATGGGTTATTATTTCCGCGAGGACGACAATCGCCTGCGCATCCAGAAGCAGTATTGCCAGCGCGACCCGACCGGCGTGCTGGGCTGCCTGAACAACCGCCGCGATCCGGGTGTGACCAATGCCAATTCGACCTTCGTGGGCGTTCTGACCAGCCGCGAGTTCCTTGCCATCCGGGGCATTCCGACGGCGTTCGCGCTGGGCAGCCTCTATGGCCCCGACGCGCTGTCGACCTTCCAGCCAATCGCCGATCCGCGCGTCGTCAACACCGACTATACGCCGACCTATTTTTCCGACGAACTGCAAGTGCAGGGACGGCTCGAACATAGCTTCGGGGCGATCAACGTGTCGCTCGCCGGCGTCTATCAGGAAGCGCGCGTCGACAGCAGCCAGGACTACAACCTGTCGATCCAGGATCGCAGCTTCTTCGCGCCGGCGCTCAACACGCTCGCGGCCGCGGGGGCGGGGCTGGTTCCGGGCTTGCCGGCATCCTTCTTTGCGCCGATCGCGCAGGCGTTGATTCCCAACGGACCGAACGGCGTGCTTTGCACGTCGCTTGCCGAGGAATCGGGGCTTGGTTCCTATGGCGGCCGTTCGACCTGCACGATGACGCCGCAGGATTTCGACCGGTCGAACCAGAAGAGCAACGCCTGGTCGGGCGAAATGATTATCAGTTCCGACTTTGACGGCCCGTTCAACTTCCTGCTCGGCGGGATTTACGGCGAATCGCATCTCACCGAAAACAGCTATTATGTGAACTCGTTCGGCATCGACTATCTGACGGGCATTCTCGGCACCTTCACGGCGCTGGGATCGGGGGGCACGATTCCCCCGTCCTTCCTCGCGACGCCCTTTTTCCGCAACAATACGGACGATCTGAAAGTCAAATCCTACGGCTTCTTCGGCGAAGGCTATTATGAGTTCAACGACGCGATCAAGCTGACCGTCGGGCTGCGCTACAATAATGACAAGAAACGGGTGCAGGCGCGCTCGACGCTCGCCAGCTTCCTGGTTCCCTTCGGCCAGACCGGCAATGCCTTCGATTCGCCGTTCGTCGGCTCGTTCGATGCCGATCCGGGGCTTGCGGGCAACCAGCTCTTCCAGGTCCGCAAGGTCGGTTTCGACGAGATCACCGGCCGCGCGGTGCTAGACTGGAAGATCACGCCCGACAATCTCATCTATGCCAGCTATTCGCGCGGCTATAAGTCGGGCGGCATCAACCCGCCGCTCCAGCCGGTGTTCGCGGTCGATGAAGCCTTTTCGCCCGAAATCGTCAATGCGTTCGAAATCGGGTCGAAGAACCGCTTTGGCGCGTTGCAGCTCAACGTCACGGGCTTCTATTATCAGTATAAGGATCTGCAGCTCACCCGCATCGTCGCGCGCACCTCGGTCAACGACAATGTCGATGCGAATATCTGGGGCCTCGAGGCCGAAGCGGTCATCACGCCGACCCCCGACTTTGTCGTCAACATCGGCGCGAGCTACCTCAACACCGAAGTGTCGAGCGACAAGTTCCTCGGCAATCCGCGCGATCCGTCGGGCGGCCGGTCGGATGCGGTCATCATCAAGGACATCACCAACGGGTCGAACTGCGCGGTCGTTCCGACGACGGCGGGCAATGCGGCGGGCACGGCCGGTTATGTCAGCGCGATCAACGCCAGCCTTGGCCTTCAGGGTCCGGCGGGCTTCGGCCCGAACAGCGGCATCAATTCGCCGGGCGCCTTTGGTATCTGTTCGGTGCTTCAGGCCAATGCCGCAACGGTCGGCGCGCTGTTTGGCGGCATCGCGATCGAAAACGCCGGCGTCCCGGTCAACATCCGCGGCAACAAGCTGCCGCAGGCGCCGAATGTGAAGTTCAGCGCGGGCGTCCAATATACGCACAACTTCGCCAACGACATGTCGCTGACGCCGCGCCTCGACGTCACCTATACCGGCGACAGCTATGGCAATATCTTCAACGGCCGCGTCAACGAGATCAACGGCTATGCGCAGGTTAACGCGCAGATCCAGCTGAACGGCGCAGACAAGAAATGGTTTGTCAAAGCGTTCGTGTCGAACATCTTCGACAGCCAGCCGGTCACCGGCCTCTATGTGACCGACCAGTCGTCGGGCCTGTTCACCAACGTGTTCACGCTCGACCCGCGCCGCTACGGCATTGCCGCCGGGTTCAAGTTCTGA
- the folE gene encoding GTP cyclohydrolase I FolE, producing MSDLGQELGPDGKVVVPDHVADAVRTLIEWAGDDPAREGLRDTPRRVARAWKEYCSGYGEDPSIHLSRTFEEVGGYDEVVLLRDIPFQSHCEHHMAPITGKASIAYLPKDRVVGISKLARVLNGYARRLQVQERLTAEVAQCIWDNLQPHGVAVVIDAQHGCMTGRGVRTPGVGMVTSRLLGCFLDDQRSRKEVLGLMGY from the coding sequence ATGAGCGATTTGGGGCAGGAGTTGGGACCGGACGGCAAGGTGGTCGTGCCGGATCATGTCGCGGACGCGGTGCGCACGCTCATCGAATGGGCGGGCGATGATCCCGCGCGCGAAGGCCTGCGCGATACGCCGCGCCGCGTCGCGCGCGCGTGGAAGGAATATTGTTCGGGTTATGGCGAAGACCCCTCGATCCATTTGTCGCGCACCTTTGAAGAGGTCGGCGGCTATGACGAGGTCGTGCTGCTGCGCGACATTCCCTTTCAGTCGCATTGCGAACATCATATGGCGCCGATCACCGGCAAGGCGTCGATCGCCTATCTGCCCAAGGACCGCGTCGTCGGCATCTCCAAGCTCGCGCGCGTGCTCAATGGTTATGCGCGGCGGCTCCAGGTGCAGGAGCGGCTGACCGCCGAAGTCGCGCAGTGCATCTGGGACAATCTGCAACCACATGGGGTCGCGGTGGTGATCGACGCCCAGCATGGCTGCATGACCGGACGCGGCGTGCGCACACCCGGCGTCGGTATGGTGACCAGCCGCCTGCTCGGCTGTTTCCTCGACGACCAGCGAAGCCGCAAGGAAGTGCTGGGCCTGATGGGCTATTGA
- a CDS encoding LysR family transcriptional regulator — MDRAQLPLNALRAFEAAARHLNFTRAGIELCVSQGAVSHQVAELERRLGARLFHRLPRGLALTDEGHALVPVVSDAFDRVAATLDQYADGRFREALKVGVVGTFATGWLLPRLDDFARAHPSIDLRIATNNNRVDLAGEGLDYAIRFGDGAWHGTHAEPLLAAPMTPICAPVVAARLATPADLTSERLLRSYRADEWALWFGAAGVPVPFLRGPVFDSSALMAAAAAAGQGVALAPPSMFTRELAAELLVQPFALAVDMGRYWLTRLMSRAESEAMLRFRGWLLAEVAAASA; from the coding sequence ATGGACCGCGCACAGCTCCCCCTCAACGCTCTTCGTGCTTTCGAGGCGGCGGCGCGGCACCTCAATTTCACGCGCGCGGGGATCGAGCTGTGCGTCAGCCAGGGAGCGGTGAGCCATCAGGTCGCCGAGCTTGAACGGCGCCTCGGCGCGCGATTGTTCCATCGCCTGCCGCGCGGGCTGGCGCTGACGGACGAAGGCCATGCGCTCGTCCCCGTGGTGTCGGACGCGTTCGACCGCGTGGCGGCGACGCTTGATCAATATGCCGACGGGCGGTTTCGCGAGGCGCTGAAAGTCGGCGTGGTCGGAACCTTTGCGACTGGCTGGCTGCTGCCGCGGCTCGATGATTTTGCACGCGCGCATCCGTCGATCGACCTGCGCATCGCGACGAACAACAACCGTGTCGACCTGGCGGGCGAGGGGCTCGATTATGCGATCCGCTTTGGCGACGGGGCGTGGCACGGCACCCACGCCGAACCCTTGCTCGCCGCGCCGATGACGCCGATCTGCGCGCCGGTCGTCGCCGCGCGGCTGGCGACGCCCGCCGACCTCACCTCCGAACGATTGCTGCGATCCTATCGCGCCGACGAATGGGCGCTCTGGTTCGGCGCCGCGGGCGTGCCCGTCCCCTTCCTGCGCGGTCCTGTCTTCGACAGCTCGGCGCTGATGGCGGCGGCTGCGGCGGCGGGGCAGGGGGTGGCGCTCGCGCCGCCGTCGATGTTCACGCGCGAACTTGCCGCCGAGCTGCTCGTGCAGCCCTTTGCGCTTGCAGTCGATATGGGGCGTTACTGGCTGACGCGCCTGATGTCGCGCGCCGAGAGCGAGGCGATGCTTCGCTTTCGCGGATGGCTGCTTGCCGAGGTGGCGGCCGCGAGCGCATAA
- a CDS encoding SPOR domain-containing protein, with protein MNRKMLMNLAVSGFVLGVATGCSGVGKIADAPSRAAGTPAVAAKSADKAREALEVGKPGKAVALAEAAVAASPRDAGYRALLGQAYLGDGRFASASTALAEAMELGAGDSNTILARALAEIAQGRNGEAVTLLTRHRDAVPASDLGLALALAGDSEGSLYVLGQAARAEGADARTRQNLALALALSGRWAQARIVASQDLSLAKLEGRMAEWSKLAEQPNAQVRVASLIGTSAQPDAGMPVRLALGNFADTQMAAAEPAGDAPSRLASADPAPVAAYVPPPPALADAGGSIRSVELPMPERTADGVVPVTELPRPAPAAEVILADTTPYRRAPRVGGEGHIRPAQKQALELATVMVPKAMGFDAQKPDGWAVQLGAYDSLAIAKEKWSTLKRRNGVLGSFPASSHAATVKGRTFYRLTVNGLASRADAARLCNQLKAQGQACFIRAMGGSESIQWAAKADPMRLASR; from the coding sequence ATGAACCGCAAGATGCTGATGAACCTCGCCGTTTCGGGCTTCGTGCTCGGTGTGGCGACGGGGTGCAGCGGCGTGGGCAAGATCGCCGACGCGCCGTCGCGCGCCGCCGGAACGCCCGCGGTCGCCGCCAAATCGGCCGACAAGGCGCGCGAAGCCCTGGAAGTCGGCAAGCCGGGCAAAGCCGTCGCGCTGGCTGAAGCCGCGGTCGCGGCAAGTCCGCGCGACGCGGGATATCGCGCACTGCTGGGCCAGGCCTATCTTGGCGACGGCCGCTTCGCATCGGCATCGACGGCGCTTGCCGAGGCGATGGAACTCGGCGCGGGCGACAGCAACACGATCCTCGCGCGCGCGCTCGCCGAAATCGCGCAGGGCCGCAACGGCGAAGCCGTCACGCTGCTCACGCGCCACCGCGATGCCGTGCCCGCCTCGGATCTTGGTCTCGCGCTCGCGCTCGCGGGGGACAGCGAAGGCTCGCTCTACGTGCTGGGGCAAGCCGCACGGGCCGAAGGCGCCGACGCGCGGACGCGGCAGAATCTTGCGCTTGCGCTCGCACTGTCGGGCCGCTGGGCACAGGCGCGGATAGTCGCGTCGCAGGATCTCTCGCTCGCCAAGCTCGAAGGGCGGATGGCCGAATGGTCGAAGCTCGCCGAGCAGCCGAACGCGCAGGTGCGCGTCGCCAGCCTGATCGGCACCAGCGCGCAGCCCGACGCCGGGATGCCCGTGCGCCTCGCGCTCGGTAACTTCGCCGACACCCAGATGGCCGCCGCCGAACCGGCCGGCGATGCGCCCAGCCGGCTGGCGAGCGCCGACCCCGCGCCGGTCGCCGCCTACGTCCCGCCGCCGCCCGCGCTCGCTGATGCCGGCGGCAGCATTCGCAGCGTCGAACTGCCGATGCCCGAACGCACCGCCGACGGCGTCGTGCCGGTCACCGAATTGCCGCGACCGGCGCCCGCCGCCGAGGTCATCCTTGCCGACACCACCCCCTATCGCCGCGCGCCGCGCGTCGGGGGCGAAGGCCATATCCGCCCGGCGCAGAAACAGGCGCTCGAACTCGCCACCGTCATGGTGCCCAAGGCGATGGGTTTCGACGCCCAAAAGCCCGACGGCTGGGCGGTGCAACTCGGCGCCTATGACAGCCTGGCGATCGCCAAGGAAAAATGGAGCACGCTCAAAAGACGCAATGGTGTCCTCGGCAGCTTCCCCGCCTCCAGCCACGCCGCGACGGTCAAGGGGCGCACCTTCTATCGCCTGACCGTCAATGGCCTCGCGTCGCGCGCCGACGCCGCGAGGCTGTGCAACCAGCTCAAGGCACAGGGTCAGGCCTGCTTCATCCGCGCGATGGGCGGCAGCGAAAGCATCCAGTGGGCCGCAAAGGCCGACCCGATGCGGCTCGCCTCGCGCTGA
- the bla gene encoding subclass B3 metallo-beta-lactamase, with the protein MIEAISLFAWLAAVGGAPVPTIDPLTQPIETSRSAQWLAPVEPKKIFGNSYLVGFGGLSVALIDTGDGLVLVDGALPQAAPAILANVRRLGFDPTDIKYILSTEPHFDHAGGLAALARDTGATVVASARGAEGLRMGKHADDDPQLGYGGSWPAVAKVRTMTDGEMLRLGNTAITAVATPGHTMGSMSWTWQACDGGSCKAVVFAASLNPVSADGYRFTSDAGKPFVAGFEESYRKMDAIACDILIAAHPDNAGDGRYSESPGACRAYADRSRKALAKRLDAERSGAR; encoded by the coding sequence ATGATCGAAGCAATCAGCCTGTTCGCGTGGCTCGCCGCTGTAGGCGGGGCGCCGGTTCCGACCATCGATCCGCTGACGCAGCCGATCGAGACGTCGCGCTCGGCCCAATGGCTGGCGCCTGTGGAACCCAAAAAAATCTTCGGCAACTCCTATCTCGTCGGCTTTGGTGGATTGAGCGTCGCGCTGATCGACACGGGCGACGGATTGGTGCTGGTCGACGGCGCGCTGCCGCAGGCGGCGCCCGCGATCCTCGCCAATGTCCGGAGGCTCGGTTTCGACCCCACAGACATCAAATATATTCTGAGCACCGAACCCCATTTCGACCATGCGGGCGGCCTTGCGGCGCTCGCGCGCGACACCGGCGCGACGGTGGTGGCAAGCGCGCGCGGCGCCGAGGGGCTGCGCATGGGCAAACACGCCGACGACGATCCGCAGCTCGGCTATGGCGGAAGCTGGCCCGCGGTAGCGAAGGTCCGCACGATGACGGACGGCGAAATGCTGCGGCTGGGCAACACCGCGATCACCGCCGTCGCGACACCGGGACACACGATGGGCAGCATGAGCTGGACCTGGCAGGCGTGCGACGGTGGCAGCTGCAAGGCGGTCGTCTTTGCCGCAAGCCTCAACCCCGTTTCGGCCGACGGCTATCGCTTCACCTCCGACGCGGGCAAACCGTTCGTCGCCGGTTTCGAGGAAAGTTATCGCAAGATGGATGCGATCGCGTGCGACATATTGATCGCGGCGCATCCCGACAATGCGGGCGACGGGCGTTACAGCGAAAGCCCCGGCGCCTGCCGCGCCTACGCCGACCGCTCGCGCAAGGCGCTCGCCAAGCGACTGGACGCGGAACGGTCGGGAGCGCGATAA